The Strix aluco isolate bStrAlu1 chromosome 1, bStrAlu1.hap1, whole genome shotgun sequence genome has a window encoding:
- the CA1 gene encoding carbonic anhydrase 1 isoform X2, translated as MSSLNWSYQGNNGPDHWHKLYPIANGERQSPIDIKLKEVKKDASLGLLQITWKPSTCKEIVNVGHSFHVNFEDKDNQSVLTGGPLTGTYRLRQFHFHWGQTDEQGSEHTVDGRKYASELHLIHWNADKYSNVAEAFDKPDGLAIVTVFLKLGLCNENLKGVLKALDSVKTKGKKAPFSDFDPSSLLPKSMDYWTYNGSLTHPPLHESVIWIILKEPITISSEQLAQFRTILSSAEGEAPCPILSNHRQPQPLKGRVVRD; from the exons atgtcaagttTGAACTGGAGTTATCAAGGCAACAATG GACCTGACCACTGGCACAAGTTATACCCTATTGCCAATGGAGAACGTCAATCTCCTATTGATATTAAACTCAAGGAAGTAAAAAAAGATGCATCTCTGGGACTTCTTCAGATCACTTGGAAACCTTCCACATGCAAAGAGATTGTCAATGTTGGACATTCATTCCACGTGAATTTTGAGGATAAGGACAATCAATCAG TGCTGACAGGTGGACCTCTCACCGGAACATATAGATTGCGGCAGTTTCATTTCCATTGGGGCCAAACTGATGAGCAAGGCTCAGAGCACACAGTGGATGGAAGGAAATATGCCTCAGAG CTTCATCTCATTCACTGGAATGCAGACAAGTATTCGAATGTAGCTGAGGCTTTCGACAAGCCGGATGGCTTGGCAATTGTCACTGTCTTCCTGAAG ctcGGCTTATGCAATGAAAACCTGAAGGGTGTCTTGAAGGCCTTGGATTCAGTAAAGACTAAG GGTAAGAAAGCTCCCTTTTCTGATTTTGATCCTTCAAGCCTACTGCCTAAATCCATGGATTACTGGACCTACAATGGCTCTCTGACTCATCCTCCCCTCCATGAGAGTGTCATCTGGATTATACTTAAAGAGCCAATTACTATCAGTTCAGAGCAG CTGGCTCAATTCCGCACAATCCTGTCTTCTGCTGAAGGGGAAGCACCTTGTCCCATACTGAGCAATCACCGGCAACCCCAACCGCTGAAGGGCAGAGTGGTGAGAGACTAA
- the CA1 gene encoding carbonic anhydrase 1 isoform X1, with protein sequence MSSLNWSYQGNNGPDHWHKLYPIANGERQSPIDIKLKEVKKDASLGLLQITWKPSTCKEIVNVGHSFHVNFEDKDNQSVLTGGPLTGTYRLRQFHFHWGQTDEQGSEHTVDGRKYASELHLIHWNADKYSNVAEAFDKPDGLAIVTVFLKLGLCNENLKGVLKALDSVKTKGKKAPFSDFDPSSLLPKSMDYWTYNGSLTHPPLHESVIWIILKEPITISSEQVRYYREQDPSHCTAALGLFVSFLLLNEHYLNATLLLLRNTYDSASAGLGYSHLTKSCGN encoded by the exons atgtcaagttTGAACTGGAGTTATCAAGGCAACAATG GACCTGACCACTGGCACAAGTTATACCCTATTGCCAATGGAGAACGTCAATCTCCTATTGATATTAAACTCAAGGAAGTAAAAAAAGATGCATCTCTGGGACTTCTTCAGATCACTTGGAAACCTTCCACATGCAAAGAGATTGTCAATGTTGGACATTCATTCCACGTGAATTTTGAGGATAAGGACAATCAATCAG TGCTGACAGGTGGACCTCTCACCGGAACATATAGATTGCGGCAGTTTCATTTCCATTGGGGCCAAACTGATGAGCAAGGCTCAGAGCACACAGTGGATGGAAGGAAATATGCCTCAGAG CTTCATCTCATTCACTGGAATGCAGACAAGTATTCGAATGTAGCTGAGGCTTTCGACAAGCCGGATGGCTTGGCAATTGTCACTGTCTTCCTGAAG ctcGGCTTATGCAATGAAAACCTGAAGGGTGTCTTGAAGGCCTTGGATTCAGTAAAGACTAAG GGTAAGAAAGCTCCCTTTTCTGATTTTGATCCTTCAAGCCTACTGCCTAAATCCATGGATTACTGGACCTACAATGGCTCTCTGACTCATCCTCCCCTCCATGAGAGTGTCATCTGGATTATACTTAAAGAGCCAATTACTATCAGTTCAGAGCAGGTACGTTATTACAGGGAACAAGACCCTTCACATTGTACTGCTGCATTAGGTTTATTTGTCTCATTTTTACTGTTAAATGAGCACTACCTTAATGCCACATTGTTGCTTTTAAGAAACACTTATGATTCTGCCTCAGCTGGGTTAGGCTACTCACATCTTACAAAGTCTTGTGGAAATTGA